In Mesoplodon densirostris isolate mMesDen1 chromosome 5, mMesDen1 primary haplotype, whole genome shotgun sequence, a single window of DNA contains:
- the MFSD1 gene encoding major facilitator superfamily domain-containing protein 1 isoform X2: MEEEEEETRALLPGGPNEAGRGAPVTPPAPGALPALCDPSRLAHRLLVLLLMCFLGFGSYFCYDNPAALQTQVKRDMQVNTTKFMLLYAWYSWPNVVLCFFGGFLVDRVFGIRWGTIIFSCFVCVGQVIFALGGIFRAFWLMEFGRFVFGIGGESLAVAQNTYAVSWFKGKELNLVFGLQLSMARIGSTVNMNLMGWLYSKVEASLGSAGHTTLGVTLMIGGITCILSLVCALALAYLDQRAERILHKEQGKTGEVIKLTDVKDFSFPLWLIFIICVGYYVAVFPFIGLGKVFFIEKFGFSSQAASAINSIVYVISAPMSPIFGLLVDKTGRNIIWVLCAVVTTLASHVMLAFTLWNPWIAMCLLGLSYSLLACALWPMVAFVVPEHQLGTAYGFMQSIQNLGLAVISIIAGMILDTWGYLFLEVFFIACVSFSLLSVVLLYLVNRAQGGNLNYSARQREEIKLSHAE; encoded by the exons atggaggaggaggaagaagaaacgAGGGCGCTGCTGCCCGGCGGCCCCAACGAGGCCGGCAGAGGCGCCCCAGTTACACCCCCTGCCCCCGGGGCGCTGCCGGCCCTCTGCGACCCCAGTCGCCTGGCGCACCGGCTTTTGGTGCTGTTGCTGATGTGCTTCCTTGGTTTCG gcaGCTATTTTTGCTATGATAATCCTGCTGCCCTTCAGACTCAGGTTAAACGG GATATGCAGGTGAATACCACGAAATTCATGCTGCTGTATGCCTGGTATTCTTGGCCCAATGtagttttgtgtttctttggtgGCTTTTTGGTAGACCGCGTATTTGGAATACG ATGGGGCACCATTATTTTTAGTTGCTTTGTTTGCGTTGGACAg GTTATTTTTGCTCTGGGTGGAATATTTCGTGCTTTTTGGCTGATGGAATTTGGAAGGTTTGTGTTTGG gATTGGTGGGGAGTCCTTAGCAGTTGCCCAGAATACATACGCTGTGAGTTGGTTTAAAGGCAAAGAATTAAACTTGGTGTTTGGACTCCAGCTTAGCATGGCTAGAATT gGAAGTACAGTAAACATGAACCTCATGGGATGGCTCTATTCTAAGGTTGAAGCTTCGTTGGGTTCTGCTGGTCACACAACCCTTGGGGTCACACTTATGATCG ggGGTATAACATGTATTCTTTCACTAGTCTGTGCCTTGGCCCTTGCTTACTTGGATCAGAGAGCAGAACGAATCCTTcataaagaacaaggaaaaacag GTGAAGTTATCAAGTTAACTGATGTGAAGGACTTCTCCTTCCCCCTGTGGCTCATATTTATCATCTGTGTCGGCTATTATGTTGCTGTGTTCCCTTTCATTGGACTTGGGAA agttttctTTATAGAGAAATTTGGATTTTCCTCCCAGGCAGCGAGTGCTATTAACAG TATTGTATATGTAATATCAGCTCCCATGTCCCCAATATTTGGGCTTCTGGTGGATAAAACAGGAAGGAACATCATCTGGGTTCTGTGTGCAGTGGTGACCACTCTTGCTTCCCACGTGATGCTGGCCTTCACTCTGTGGAACCCTTGGATTGCTATG TGTCTCCTGGGACTCTCCTACTCATTGCTTGCCTGTGCATTGTGGCCAATGGTGGCGTTTGTAGTTCCCGAACATCAACTGGGAACTGCATATGGCTT CATGCAGTCCATTCAGAATCTTGGGTTGGCAGTCATTTCCATCATTGCTGGCATGATATTGGATACTTGGGGATATCTGTTTTTAGAAGTTTTCTTCATTGCCTGTGTTTCTT